From a region of the Catalinimonas alkaloidigena genome:
- a CDS encoding catalase has protein sequence MENGKAASQHNSNGQKRQSAQFADQQVTLGEGGETHQVAGNGTPVLTTQQGVPVADDQNSLKVGSRGPTALEDFHFREKIFHFDHERIPERVVHARGYGAHGYFELYESLSDITSADIFQRPGEKTPAFVRFSTVAGNKGSADLARDVRGFAVKLYTKEGNWDIVGNNIPVFFIQDAIKFPDLIHAAKQEPDRGFPQAQTAHDNFWDFASLMPESMHMIMWIMSDRTIPRSFRFMEGFGVHTFRLVNAEGKSTFVKFHWKPKLGMQSVVWNEALKINGADPDFHRRDLWDAIKMGDYPEWELGLQLFDEDFAEKFDFDVLDATKLIPEEVVPVRRVGRLVLDRCVDNFFAETEQVAFCTQNIVPGIDFTNDPLLQGRNFSYLDTQLKRLGGPNFTHIPINAPKCPFLNFQQDGHMAMTNPKGRANYEPNSWGAQGGPRESPKGYHSYPAEESGPKLRIRPESFADHYSQARQFYISQTPVEQDHIARALIFELSKVETPAIRMRIVSHLLNIDEELAQQVGDGLGLKQLPKPAEAAKPTRKDLKESPALSILKNSPNSFKGRKIGVVLTDGSDMALLQALKKAVKEEGALLEIIAPKVGGVTASDGTWVEAKQKINGGPSVLYDAVVLLPSKEGAKLLSMESTARDFVADAFAHMKFIGYVESAMPLLEKACIADSLDEACIALKDGADTTKFVEACRQVRFWERASKVHAV, from the coding sequence ATGGAAAACGGAAAAGCTGCGTCTCAGCACAACTCAAACGGCCAAAAGCGTCAGAGTGCCCAATTTGCCGACCAACAGGTGACCCTGGGCGAAGGGGGCGAAACCCACCAGGTCGCCGGCAACGGCACCCCGGTGCTGACCACCCAACAAGGGGTACCGGTGGCTGACGATCAGAACTCACTCAAAGTCGGGTCGCGCGGCCCGACGGCCCTGGAAGATTTCCACTTCCGGGAGAAAATCTTCCACTTCGACCACGAGCGCATTCCGGAGCGGGTCGTTCACGCCCGGGGCTACGGCGCGCACGGGTATTTCGAACTGTACGAGTCGCTGTCCGACATCACATCGGCCGACATTTTTCAGCGGCCCGGTGAAAAAACGCCGGCGTTTGTCCGCTTCTCTACCGTGGCCGGCAACAAAGGCTCGGCCGACCTGGCCCGCGACGTCAGGGGATTTGCCGTAAAACTGTACACCAAAGAAGGCAACTGGGACATTGTCGGCAATAACATTCCGGTGTTTTTCATTCAGGATGCCATCAAGTTTCCGGACCTGATCCACGCCGCCAAACAGGAGCCGGATCGCGGCTTTCCGCAGGCCCAGACGGCCCACGACAATTTTTGGGATTTTGCCTCTCTGATGCCCGAAAGCATGCACATGATCATGTGGATCATGTCCGACCGGACCATTCCCCGCTCGTTCCGGTTCATGGAAGGATTCGGGGTGCATACGTTCCGCCTGGTGAACGCCGAGGGCAAGTCTACGTTTGTTAAATTCCACTGGAAGCCGAAGTTGGGCATGCAGTCGGTGGTCTGGAACGAGGCCCTGAAAATCAACGGTGCCGATCCGGATTTTCACCGCCGCGACTTGTGGGACGCCATCAAAATGGGCGACTATCCCGAGTGGGAACTGGGGCTGCAGTTGTTCGACGAGGACTTCGCCGAGAAGTTCGACTTCGACGTGCTGGATGCCACCAAGCTCATTCCCGAAGAGGTGGTGCCGGTACGCCGCGTAGGCCGCCTCGTGCTCGACCGCTGCGTGGATAACTTCTTCGCCGAAACCGAACAGGTTGCGTTCTGTACGCAAAACATCGTGCCGGGTATCGACTTTACAAACGATCCGTTGTTGCAGGGGCGTAACTTCTCGTACCTGGATACGCAACTCAAACGCCTGGGTGGTCCCAACTTCACGCACATTCCGATCAATGCGCCCAAATGCCCGTTCCTCAACTTCCAGCAGGACGGACACATGGCGATGACCAACCCGAAGGGCCGTGCCAACTACGAGCCCAATTCCTGGGGCGCGCAGGGCGGTCCGCGCGAGTCGCCCAAAGGGTATCATTCGTATCCCGCCGAGGAGTCGGGGCCCAAGCTGCGCATCCGGCCCGAAAGCTTTGCCGACCACTACAGCCAGGCCCGTCAGTTTTACATAAGCCAGACGCCGGTGGAGCAAGACCACATTGCCCGTGCCCTGATTTTCGAGTTGAGCAAGGTAGAAACCCCGGCCATCCGGATGCGAATCGTTTCGCACCTCCTGAACATCGACGAGGAACTGGCACAACAGGTAGGCGACGGCCTGGGCCTCAAGCAACTGCCCAAACCCGCCGAAGCGGCCAAACCTACCCGCAAGGATCTGAAAGAATCGCCCGCACTGAGCATCCTGAAGAACAGCCCGAACAGCTTCAAAGGTCGTAAGATCGGCGTCGTGCTTACCGACGGCTCAGACATGGCGCTGTTGCAGGCCCTGAAAAAAGCTGTTAAAGAGGAAGGCGCGTTGCTCGAAATCATCGCTCCGAAAGTGGGCGGAGTTACCGCCAGCGACGGCACCTGGGTCGAAGCCAAGCAAAAGATCAACGGCGGACCTTCTGTGTTGTACGATGCCGTCGTGCTTCTGCCTTCGAAAGAGGGGGCCAAGCTGTTGTCGATGGAGTCGACGGCCCGCGATTTTGTGGCGGATGCCTTCGCGCACATGAAGTTTATCGGCTACGTGGAAAGCGCCATGCCGCTGCTGGAAAAAGCCTGCATCGCCGACAGTCTGGACGAAGCCTGCATCGCCCTGAAAGACGGTGCCGATACCACAAAATTTGTGGAAGCCTGCCGTCAGGTACGGTTCTGGGAACGGGCCAGTAAAGTGCACGCCGTCTAG
- a CDS encoding LysR substrate-binding domain-containing protein has product MTLQQLQYVVALDTHRHFVTAAESCFVAQPTLTLQVKKLEEEIGLSLFDRSSQPLVPTPMGEKFIAKARQVLREAEGLKAMVNQEKNLMEGTFRLGVIPTLAPYLLPRFLHEFSENYPAIRLEIKEMQSEDLLRAIEEDVIDVGLLVTPTFQKHIREIPLFYEPFLIYAHKDSPILTREELQSEGFNEKGLWLLEKGHCFRNQVLNICSQADLLYASEQITFQTGSIETLKNIIQSHSGYTLIPELAVNKQTDAKFVRRFAEPQPAREVSLAVHHSFTKETFLSELRSAILTTIPNHFRKNGRFITVKWR; this is encoded by the coding sequence ATGACGCTCCAACAGTTACAATACGTGGTGGCCCTCGACACCCACCGGCACTTTGTCACCGCGGCGGAAAGCTGCTTCGTCGCGCAGCCCACCCTCACCCTGCAGGTCAAAAAGCTGGAAGAAGAGATCGGCCTCAGCCTGTTCGATCGCTCGTCGCAACCCCTGGTGCCCACCCCCATGGGCGAAAAATTCATTGCGAAGGCCCGCCAGGTACTGCGCGAAGCCGAAGGACTCAAAGCGATGGTGAATCAGGAAAAAAATCTGATGGAAGGCACGTTTCGGCTGGGGGTGATTCCTACCCTGGCGCCTTACCTGTTGCCCCGCTTTCTGCACGAATTCAGCGAAAACTATCCTGCCATCCGTCTCGAAATCAAGGAGATGCAAAGCGAAGATTTGCTCAGAGCGATTGAAGAGGACGTGATCGACGTAGGCCTGCTGGTGACGCCCACGTTTCAGAAACACATTCGGGAAATTCCGCTTTTCTACGAGCCCTTTCTGATTTACGCACACAAAGACAGCCCCATTCTAACGCGGGAGGAGCTACAATCCGAAGGGTTTAACGAAAAAGGCCTCTGGTTGCTGGAAAAAGGGCACTGCTTCCGCAATCAGGTTTTGAACATTTGCAGCCAGGCCGACCTGCTCTACGCCTCGGAACAGATCACGTTTCAGACCGGCTCGATCGAGACCCTGAAAAACATCATCCAGAGTCACTCGGGCTATACCCTGATTCCTGAACTGGCCGTCAACAAACAGACTGACGCCAAGTTTGTCCGACGGTTTGCAGAGCCTCAGCCAGCGCGCGAGGTGAGTCTGGCCGTTCATCATAGCTTTACCAAGGAGACGTTTCTTTCGGAACTCAGGTCCGCGATTCTGACCACTATTCCGAACCACTTCCGAAAAAACGGCCGTTTCATCACGGTCAAATGGCGCTAG
- a CDS encoding alpha-L-fucosidase, translating to MNRRSILKHLGATVPGLMASPWLMTEALAARPLARPVAPGPFQPTWASLQQYQVPTWYQDAKLGLWAHWGPQCQPEAGDWYARGMYQEGSDQYHYHVKKYGHPSKFGFKDVIHRWKAEQWDPEALVALYKQSGARYFFAMANHHDNLDLYNSRHQPHWNATQVGPKKDIIGGWAKAARRQGLPFGVSVHAAHAWSWYEPSQRADKTGPYAGVPYDGNLTKADGKGQWWEGLDPQELYAQRHPLSQNSEDNRMIHAQWNWGNGVTPPSQAYLDKFYRRTLDLIDQYEPDLIYFDDTALPFWPISDVGLRLAAHLYNKSMQKNGSVQAVINGKILDEQQRQCMVWDIERGQSNQIEPYFWQTDTCLGNWHYDRALYDRDGYKSAKTVIHTLIDVVSKNGNLLLNIPVRGDGSIDEKARKVVEALGVWMQANHEAIYATRPWNLFGEGPALEDAAPLSAQGFNEGKGKPFTHEDIRFTTKGEALYALVLGWPDNGRVLIKSLASQGPQGRQPVNQVTWVGTGEKLAMHRDEQGLAVTLPSHDHITKDAFALKIV from the coding sequence ATGAACCGAAGAAGCATTTTAAAACACCTGGGGGCCACCGTACCGGGCCTGATGGCCAGCCCCTGGCTCATGACCGAAGCGCTGGCCGCGCGGCCCCTGGCCCGACCCGTAGCACCGGGACCTTTTCAACCGACCTGGGCCTCGTTGCAGCAGTACCAGGTGCCGACCTGGTATCAGGACGCCAAGCTGGGCCTGTGGGCGCATTGGGGACCGCAGTGCCAGCCCGAAGCGGGCGACTGGTACGCCCGCGGGATGTACCAGGAAGGCAGCGATCAATACCACTACCATGTGAAGAAGTACGGACACCCTTCCAAGTTCGGCTTCAAAGACGTGATTCATCGCTGGAAGGCCGAGCAATGGGACCCCGAAGCGCTGGTCGCCCTTTACAAGCAGTCGGGGGCTCGGTACTTCTTTGCCATGGCCAACCACCACGACAACCTGGACCTGTACAACAGTCGCCATCAGCCCCACTGGAACGCCACGCAGGTGGGGCCGAAAAAGGACATCATCGGGGGATGGGCCAAGGCCGCCCGGCGGCAGGGCTTGCCATTTGGGGTCAGTGTACACGCGGCCCACGCCTGGAGTTGGTACGAGCCTTCGCAGCGCGCCGACAAAACCGGGCCGTACGCCGGGGTGCCTTACGACGGCAACCTGACCAAAGCCGACGGCAAAGGCCAATGGTGGGAGGGCCTTGACCCGCAGGAACTCTACGCGCAGCGGCATCCGCTCAGCCAGAACAGCGAGGACAACCGCATGATCCACGCGCAGTGGAACTGGGGAAACGGGGTGACGCCCCCCAGCCAGGCCTACCTCGACAAGTTCTACCGCCGCACGCTCGACCTGATCGACCAGTACGAACCGGACCTGATCTATTTCGACGACACGGCCCTGCCGTTCTGGCCCATCAGCGACGTAGGCTTGCGCCTGGCGGCGCACCTGTACAACAAGAGCATGCAGAAAAACGGATCGGTGCAGGCCGTCATCAACGGCAAAATCCTTGACGAGCAGCAGCGCCAGTGCATGGTCTGGGACATCGAACGGGGGCAGAGCAACCAGATCGAGCCGTACTTCTGGCAGACCGACACTTGCCTGGGGAACTGGCACTACGACCGGGCCCTGTACGACCGGGACGGCTACAAATCGGCCAAAACGGTGATTCACACCCTGATCGACGTGGTGAGCAAAAACGGCAACCTGCTGCTGAACATTCCGGTGCGTGGCGACGGCTCCATCGACGAAAAAGCACGGAAGGTAGTGGAGGCATTGGGCGTGTGGATGCAGGCCAATCACGAGGCCATTTACGCGACGCGTCCCTGGAACCTCTTTGGCGAAGGCCCCGCGCTGGAAGACGCCGCTCCGCTTTCGGCGCAGGGCTTTAACGAAGGAAAAGGCAAGCCGTTCACCCACGAAGACATTCGCTTCACCACGAAGGGAGAGGCGCTGTACGCGTTGGTGCTGGGCTGGCCGGACAACGGGAGGGTGCTCATCAAAAGCCTCGCTTCGCAAGGGCCGCAGGGCCGGCAGCCGGTCAACCAGGTCACCTGGGTCGGGACGGGCGAAAAACTGGCGATGCATCGGGACGAACAGGGACTTGCGGTGACGTTGCCCTCGCACGACCACATCACGAAAGACGCCTTCGCCCTGAAAATCGTCTGA
- a CDS encoding RagB/SusD family nutrient uptake outer membrane protein, with amino-acid sequence MTKRYLPTWGGLLLLMLLHTGCQDDFFDKQPLDAVSDGTFWQTEGDARLALVGCYYTGAGWSGEDFWTARSLLYLDLMAGNGSEKELIPDHVTDGTLTASYWVTTNYWQRAYEKITTCNNFLDHIGEVTMDEGLKAMMVAEVRTIRAYQYFNLALFYGDVPLVERVLSIDEANQVTRTPQAEVWAFVGNELSESAAALPASRPDSENGRLTSGAALAILGRLQMARQQWSEAAATYKQIIDSGVYTIDPNFKELFWQTHELSTEIILSSQYQEDVYGHVMLQYLYPEAWGGWHQFSPYNELAEAFLCTDGQPIETSPLYNPDAPYENRDPRLDYTLMISDRTTFKGQTFVSRPDSDSPDRFNKYNWSGYCINKFMDGSFDGNLMNYGGNFIMIRYAEVLLSYLEATLEAGVPVDQTLLDLTINAVRGRTSVQMPAVTTTDPAALRALVRRERRVELAFEGVRYYDILRWGIAAQELNRQYTGLKLTDDPASYTAYPVDDEGYFLYQQRNFKEGINELWPIPQAEIDINKNLTQNPGY; translated from the coding sequence ATGACAAAACGCTATTTACCTACCTGGGGCGGCCTCTTGCTGCTGATGCTGCTGCACACTGGCTGCCAGGACGATTTTTTCGACAAACAACCGCTGGATGCCGTTTCTGACGGTACCTTCTGGCAGACCGAAGGCGATGCGCGCCTGGCGCTGGTCGGCTGTTACTACACCGGTGCCGGCTGGAGCGGCGAAGACTTCTGGACGGCGCGGTCTCTGCTGTACCTGGACCTGATGGCGGGCAACGGGTCGGAGAAAGAGCTGATTCCGGACCACGTCACCGACGGAACCCTGACGGCCTCTTACTGGGTGACGACCAACTACTGGCAGCGTGCCTACGAGAAAATTACGACCTGCAACAACTTCCTCGACCACATCGGGGAGGTGACGATGGACGAAGGACTGAAGGCCATGATGGTGGCCGAAGTGCGGACCATCCGGGCGTACCAGTACTTCAACCTGGCGCTCTTTTACGGCGACGTTCCGCTGGTGGAGCGTGTCCTGAGCATCGACGAAGCCAACCAGGTGACCCGAACGCCCCAAGCCGAGGTGTGGGCCTTCGTGGGGAACGAGCTCAGCGAAAGTGCCGCGGCGCTGCCTGCCTCGCGTCCCGATAGCGAAAACGGTCGCCTTACGTCGGGGGCCGCCCTGGCGATTCTCGGACGGTTGCAGATGGCCCGGCAGCAGTGGAGCGAGGCCGCCGCGACGTACAAGCAGATCATCGACAGCGGCGTCTACACCATCGACCCGAACTTCAAGGAATTGTTCTGGCAAACCCACGAACTCAGCACCGAGATTATTCTGAGTTCGCAGTACCAGGAAGATGTGTACGGGCACGTCATGCTGCAGTACCTTTACCCCGAAGCCTGGGGTGGGTGGCACCAGTTTTCGCCCTACAACGAACTGGCCGAAGCGTTTCTGTGCACCGACGGGCAACCCATCGAAACCTCGCCGCTCTACAACCCCGACGCGCCGTACGAGAACCGCGACCCGCGCCTGGACTACACGCTGATGATCTCGGACCGGACCACTTTCAAAGGACAGACCTTTGTCTCCCGCCCCGATTCCGACTCGCCCGACCGGTTCAACAAATACAACTGGAGTGGGTACTGCATCAACAAATTCATGGACGGCAGCTTCGACGGCAACCTGATGAACTACGGCGGCAATTTTATCATGATCCGGTACGCCGAGGTGCTGCTGAGTTACCTGGAAGCCACCCTGGAAGCCGGCGTGCCGGTCGACCAGACGCTACTGGACCTGACCATCAACGCCGTGCGGGGACGGACCAGCGTGCAGATGCCTGCCGTGACCACGACCGACCCAGCGGCGCTGCGTGCGCTGGTGCGGCGGGAGCGTCGGGTAGAACTGGCCTTCGAGGGCGTGCGCTACTACGACATCCTGCGCTGGGGCATCGCCGCCCAGGAACTGAACCGGCAGTACACAGGCCTGAAGCTGACCGACGATCCGGCTTCCTACACGGCGTATCCGGTCGACGACGAGGGGTACTTCCTGTACCAGCAGCGCAACTTTAAAGAAGGCATCAACGAACTGTGGCCGATTCCGCAGGCGGAGATAGACATTAACAAAAACCTGACGCAAAATCCCGGCTACTAA
- a CDS encoding SusC/RagA family TonB-linked outer membrane protein, with product MKNLLRSFTGGVCLSVTLLTPLYSPVAAQSLVLARDAPDRLARPQPLQQEAQEYSLRQVLRLIEQHYDIHLIYQDEIIHQKRAQWPELKGRTVEQALRNVLTPLQLEALPVSTTFFTITPVVAPVSPVQRSQIGQVLPRPAALQIASQVERQAARAARQVTGQVVDATGEGIPGVNILEKGTSNGTITDVEGRFALNVSEDATLVFSAVGYLAQEVAVGTQTDLRLTLQDDIKSLEEVVVVGYGTQKKVNLTGAVASVDSKEIENRPITQASQALSGLVSGVTVAQGSGRPGNDGAAISIRGNGTFSSAGNDPLVLIDGLAASINDIDPNNIKSISVLKDAASASIYGTRAANGVILIETKRGRQGSLQVSYNNYVGWQKVTQLPDFVDSWEYAELRNEANRNEGRAPAYTADEIAKFRNGSDPDNYPNVPHLQNLLTSGSGFQTNHALSFTGGDEQNTYLFSLSYLRQNGVVAENDYDKYNFLLNLDSQIKKNLNLKVNLNGYSMNTDEPRHYDGEMTHMIAFAVRQGPIFAGRKSDGTYGYQDNYSPEAWLASESFVKRKGKFFLGGVELAWNPFRDVTISGKAGYKYYGYTNNSYASDFVFNPNKRVGPSNLSVNSGDNGLLTLQALARYNKQVGQHQINGLLGFSQEAYREDWTTAYRDDFPNNQLYEINAGASSNMQSSGSAAEWGLRSFFGRVNYAYREKYLFEANARYDGTSRFPAQGRWGVFPSFSAGWRLSEEAFVQNALPWIDNLKLRASWGILGNQNIGNYPYQNVLQLGQNYTFGGNLASGTRLTTLANNDITWESTQVTDVGLDVSVLQGKLSLEVDYFDKTTSDILYNISVSRVLGLTPSEVNAGEVKNTGIELVLNYQTALGQVHFGVSPNFSYIKNRVTRLAGSLEQDISKGLFVGQPLNAIYGYIADGLFVSEDEIARYPTQPYAAQPGLVRYKDISGPNGVPDGVVDATYDRTVIGATYPKYAFGATLTADYKGFDLSVILQGLGGFEKQMGSYQAFAFYNGGQIQRWQAENRWTEANPDPNADYIKLTSLNMGAGTIQTSTFWNRDASFLRMKNVQLGYSFSPAVLERLRIDRLRVFFSGQNLLTLHSFYQGWDPEMSQSTGDNSPFYPITGVYTFGLNVRF from the coding sequence ATGAAGAACCTCCTACGTTCCTTCACGGGAGGCGTTTGCCTGTCGGTGACCCTCCTTACCCCCCTCTACAGTCCGGTGGCGGCACAGTCGCTGGTCTTAGCGCGCGATGCACCCGACCGCCTGGCCCGGCCGCAACCCCTGCAGCAGGAAGCGCAGGAATACTCCCTCCGTCAGGTGCTGCGCCTAATCGAACAGCATTACGACATTCACCTGATCTACCAGGACGAAATCATCCACCAGAAGAGGGCACAGTGGCCGGAGTTGAAAGGGCGCACTGTAGAGCAGGCACTTCGGAACGTGCTGACGCCCCTGCAACTGGAAGCGCTGCCCGTTTCTACTACCTTTTTCACCATTACGCCCGTCGTGGCGCCGGTGTCGCCCGTGCAGCGCTCCCAGATTGGGCAGGTGTTGCCGCGGCCGGCCGCCCTGCAGATCGCGTCGCAAGTCGAACGGCAGGCGGCCCGGGCCGCGCGGCAGGTCACCGGTCAGGTGGTGGATGCGACCGGCGAGGGCATTCCCGGCGTGAACATCCTGGAGAAAGGAACGTCGAACGGTACCATCACCGATGTGGAAGGACGCTTTGCCCTGAACGTGAGCGAAGACGCAACGCTGGTGTTCAGTGCGGTGGGCTACCTGGCGCAGGAAGTGGCCGTCGGCACACAAACCGACCTGCGCCTCACGTTGCAGGACGACATCAAGTCGCTGGAAGAAGTCGTGGTGGTGGGATACGGTACCCAGAAAAAAGTGAACCTGACGGGCGCTGTAGCCAGCGTAGACAGCAAAGAGATCGAGAACCGCCCCATCACTCAGGCGTCGCAGGCGCTCTCCGGGCTGGTCAGTGGGGTGACGGTCGCGCAGGGCTCCGGGCGTCCGGGCAACGACGGCGCGGCCATCAGCATTCGGGGGAACGGCACGTTCTCTTCGGCGGGGAACGATCCGCTCGTGCTGATCGACGGTCTGGCGGCGTCCATCAACGACATCGACCCCAACAACATCAAGAGCATCTCGGTCCTGAAAGATGCCGCCTCGGCCTCGATCTACGGCACGCGGGCGGCCAACGGCGTGATTTTGATCGAAACCAAGCGGGGGCGGCAAGGCAGCCTGCAGGTCAGCTACAACAACTACGTGGGCTGGCAGAAGGTGACCCAACTGCCCGACTTCGTCGACTCCTGGGAATACGCCGAACTACGCAACGAAGCCAACCGGAACGAAGGGCGTGCCCCGGCTTACACCGCCGACGAGATCGCGAAATTCCGGAACGGCTCCGATCCCGACAACTACCCGAACGTGCCGCACCTGCAAAATCTGCTGACGTCCGGGTCCGGCTTCCAGACGAACCACGCGCTGAGCTTCACCGGGGGCGACGAGCAGAATACCTACCTTTTTTCGCTGAGCTACCTGCGCCAGAACGGCGTTGTGGCCGAAAACGATTACGACAAATACAACTTCCTGCTCAACCTCGACAGCCAGATCAAGAAGAACCTGAACCTGAAGGTCAACCTGAATGGCTACAGCATGAACACCGACGAGCCGCGTCACTACGACGGCGAGATGACGCACATGATTGCCTTTGCCGTGCGGCAGGGCCCCATCTTCGCCGGGCGGAAGTCAGACGGCACGTATGGGTATCAGGACAACTACAGCCCCGAAGCCTGGCTGGCCAGCGAATCGTTCGTGAAGCGCAAAGGGAAGTTTTTTCTGGGCGGGGTAGAGTTGGCCTGGAATCCATTCCGCGACGTCACGATCAGCGGCAAAGCGGGCTACAAGTACTACGGCTACACCAACAACAGCTACGCCTCCGACTTCGTGTTCAATCCCAACAAACGAGTGGGGCCCAGCAATTTGTCGGTCAACAGCGGCGACAACGGCCTCCTGACGCTACAAGCCCTGGCCCGTTACAACAAGCAGGTCGGGCAGCACCAGATCAATGGCCTGTTGGGTTTTTCGCAGGAAGCGTACCGCGAAGACTGGACGACCGCCTACCGGGACGATTTCCCCAACAACCAACTCTACGAGATCAACGCGGGTGCGTCGAGCAACATGCAGTCGTCGGGGTCGGCGGCCGAGTGGGGGCTGCGCTCGTTCTTCGGACGCGTGAACTACGCCTACCGGGAGAAGTACCTCTTCGAAGCCAATGCCCGCTACGACGGCACGTCCCGCTTTCCGGCGCAGGGGCGCTGGGGGGTATTCCCTTCGTTTTCGGCCGGTTGGCGCCTCTCCGAAGAGGCGTTCGTGCAGAATGCTCTGCCCTGGATCGACAACCTGAAGCTCCGGGCCTCGTGGGGGATACTGGGCAACCAGAACATCGGCAACTACCCGTACCAGAACGTGCTCCAGCTGGGGCAGAACTACACCTTTGGGGGAAACCTGGCGTCGGGTACCCGCCTGACCACATTAGCCAACAACGACATTACGTGGGAATCGACGCAGGTGACCGACGTCGGGCTGGACGTGAGCGTGTTGCAGGGCAAGCTCAGCCTGGAGGTCGATTACTTCGACAAAACTACGTCGGACATTCTGTACAACATCTCCGTGTCGCGGGTGCTGGGCCTGACGCCTTCGGAAGTCAACGCCGGCGAGGTGAAGAACACGGGCATCGAGCTGGTGCTTAACTATCAGACGGCCCTTGGGCAAGTTCATTTCGGGGTCAGTCCTAATTTCTCCTACATCAAAAACCGGGTAACGCGACTGGCCGGCTCCCTGGAGCAAGACATCAGCAAGGGGCTTTTCGTGGGGCAGCCGCTCAACGCCATTTACGGCTACATCGCCGACGGGCTGTTTGTCAGCGAAGACGAAATCGCCCGTTATCCGACCCAGCCTTACGCCGCACAGCCCGGCCTAGTCCGCTACAAGGACATCAGTGGTCCGAACGGCGTGCCCGACGGGGTGGTGGATGCCACTTACGACCGGACCGTGATCGGCGCGACCTACCCGAAGTACGCCTTCGGCGCGACGCTCACGGCCGACTACAAAGGCTTCGATCTTTCCGTGATTCTGCAAGGCCTCGGCGGCTTCGAAAAGCAGATGGGATCTTACCAGGCGTTTGCCTTCTACAACGGTGGGCAGATTCAGCGCTGGCAGGCCGAGAACCGCTGGACAGAAGCCAACCCGGACCCCAACGCGGACTACATCAAGCTGACCAGCCTGAACATGGGCGCGGGCACCATCCAGACGTCTACGTTCTGGAACCGGGACGCTTCATTCCTGCGCATGAAAAATGTGCAACTGGGCTATTCGTTTTCGCCCGCCGTGCTGGAACGGCTGCGGATCGACCGGCTGCGGGTCTTTTTCAGCGGCCAGAATCTGCTGACCCTCCACAGCTTCTACCAGGGCTGGGACCCGGAAATGAGCCAGTCGACGGGCGACAACTCGCCTTTTTACCCCATCACCGGCGTGTACACTTTCGGCCTTAACGTCCGGTTCTAA